One region of Pseudomonadota bacterium genomic DNA includes:
- a CDS encoding class I SAM-dependent methyltransferase: MTGKLGIVVTSAQLDPSSLPFSSLGATHFLDFLLTNLRRAFPDTPKIFAMGFEDLQEIDEQHVQSIRGYDFEFFIGDRDVHWRLLKAARRFELAHVVEVPVSHVLTSIRVTGSLMTSHLRSRSDLSACHNLPGALAPVISSRESLERCYSMRETGFLKHFGMEETVRGAASHTAFMLANPKYFKLNLHHEQLAWEGKVDPFEDRFAGLVLDSKERRAQLRNLIYEINKESIEPEDVIDFFLIRSMQRAWGQWWRHDTKYIVADNELMSTPDDYESAALDEVNAFVLEDAVFLDGRDPEECSIFELGCGHGRLLRVLATRFKHVHGTDVTRERYLEARYRCRGFDNIHITQNDGRSVCQYEDQVFDLAFAHGVFVHINSKKIITNYIAELARVVKPGGRIKFDVYAGEDSFGITLRDFGIGARYSDEELRSLFDACDLRVVELRKVTCRQFQRTGTKRALLPLEQIVATGEKA, from the coding sequence ATGACCGGCAAGCTCGGGATCGTCGTCACGAGTGCCCAGCTCGACCCAAGTTCCCTGCCTTTTTCCAGCCTGGGTGCCACGCATTTCCTGGATTTCCTGCTGACAAACCTTCGCAGGGCATTCCCAGACACGCCGAAGATCTTCGCCATGGGATTCGAGGATCTGCAGGAAATCGACGAGCAGCACGTACAGAGCATCAGAGGCTACGACTTCGAGTTCTTCATCGGTGACCGCGACGTGCACTGGCGCCTGCTGAAGGCCGCGCGGCGCTTCGAGCTCGCCCATGTCGTCGAGGTTCCCGTCTCGCACGTACTGACTTCCATACGGGTGACCGGATCGCTGATGACCTCGCATCTGCGGAGCCGGAGCGATCTCAGCGCCTGCCACAATCTCCCCGGTGCTCTGGCGCCGGTAATCAGCAGCCGCGAGAGCCTCGAACGCTGCTACAGCATGCGCGAGACCGGTTTTCTCAAACACTTCGGCATGGAGGAAACGGTGCGGGGCGCAGCGTCTCACACCGCGTTCATGCTGGCCAACCCGAAGTATTTCAAACTGAACCTGCACCATGAGCAGCTCGCTTGGGAAGGCAAAGTCGACCCCTTCGAGGATCGCTTCGCCGGGCTTGTTCTCGACAGCAAGGAACGCCGTGCTCAATTGCGTAATCTTATCTACGAGATCAACAAGGAGAGCATCGAGCCCGAGGACGTCATCGACTTCTTTCTGATCCGGAGCATGCAACGCGCGTGGGGACAGTGGTGGCGCCACGACACCAAATACATCGTCGCGGACAACGAGCTCATGTCCACGCCCGACGATTACGAGAGCGCCGCACTCGATGAAGTCAATGCCTTCGTGCTGGAGGACGCCGTCTTTCTTGACGGCCGCGACCCGGAAGAGTGCAGCATCTTCGAGCTTGGTTGCGGCCACGGTCGGCTCCTGCGCGTCTTGGCCACGCGCTTCAAGCACGTGCACGGCACCGATGTCACCCGCGAGCGCTACCTCGAGGCGCGCTACCGCTGCCGTGGTTTTGACAATATCCACATCACGCAAAACGACGGGCGATCCGTGTGCCAGTACGAGGATCAGGTGTTCGACCTCGCGTTCGCGCACGGCGTATTCGTTCATATCAACAGCAAGAAGATCATCACGAACTATATCGCCGAGCTGGCGCGCGTCGTGAAGCCCGGGGGTCGAATCAAGTTCGACGTGTATGCCGGTGAAGATTCGTTCGGTATCACACTCCGAGATTTCGGCATTGGGGCACGCTACTCCGACGAAGAGCTTCGTTCGCTCTTTGACGCGTGCGACCTGAGGGTCGTCGAGCTGCGCAAGGTCACGTGCCGGCAGTTTCAGCGCACGGGAACCAAGCGGGCGCTCCTGCCCCTGGAGCAGATCGTAGCGACCGGCGAGAAGGCCTGA